The sequence below is a genomic window from Ovis aries strain OAR_USU_Benz2616 breed Rambouillet chromosome 19, ARS-UI_Ramb_v3.0, whole genome shotgun sequence.
ttgggattcgacaaactcttggaaagcattttctgcctcctgctggttatgGAAGCATTCTCCCTGAAAGAacgttgtcaagatgcttgaagaagtggtagtcggttggtgagaggtcaggtgaatatgatGGATGAGGCAATACTTTGTAGctcaattcattcaacttttgaagcattggttgtgcaaTGTATGGTTTGGAGTTGtcgtggagaagaattgggcccattctgttgatCAGTATCAGCTGAAGCACTGCAGATTTCGTTGCACCTCATCGAtctgctgagcatacttctcagatataatggttacaccaggattcagaaagctgtagtggatcagacaggcagcagaacaccaaacagtgaccatgaccttttttgggtgcaagtttggcttttgttttgttttgttttttttccaggttCATAATTTATTATACAAATTGAGTATCACATGATGAGTTGACATTAGCTTCTTCAGGCATGGGAACTTAACAAATAATGTACAGTTCAGAATCTGTTTATGTTGCTTTCACAGCTGGAGTTTTTTTAGACCTTAACTTGAAGTATAAGACTATCAAAGCAATACTTCCATATGCAGCCAGCACACAATTCATTCTCCCTGTAAGAGTGTAAGAgttgaaatattttttgataCCAGTGAAATGGAACTGGGCATCAGCTTCTGGACCTGCCTTGATTTCAATCTTTCAAGGGGTTCAAACTCCATGGCCTGTGTCCTTCACTGTACACTGCTGCCCCTCAATCCCGCTGCCAAGTTTGGTTtttggaagtgctttggagcttcttcttgg
It includes:
- the LOC114109413 gene encoding ATP synthase membrane subunit K, mitochondrial-like is translated as MAAYGFQSVPKLVLAHFGAGGWDWILRWLVEEFKIEIKAGPEADAQFHFTGIKKYFNSYTLTGRMNCVLAAYGSIALIVLYFKLRSKKTPAVKAT